In Chitinophaga oryzae, the sequence ATACCGCTTCCCCGGCCCCATTTCCCGGGATACTGGCAACTGATGGCGCAATGGCGAATTCCGGTACCACTGGGTAACAACCCGGCTTTGTACAACGGTCCTGATGGTAACGCCCAGGTATACCGGCTGCTGGTCCCGGGTGTCAGAGTGCAGCGTACGTGGAACAACGCTGCCCTCAGCCTCGACCTTAATCTGATGACCACGCAGCTGTACCGTAATGACCCCTACTATGACAAAGTAAGTCCGGTGGGTGCCAATGACATGATTACCCGCACGCTCCTGCAAACATATGGCTATAGTGTATCGCTGGCATATCATCATAGGATTGCCGGCAATTTCTTCGGAGGTGCCGGTATTCAGGGCTACTATGGTCATACCGCTTCGATCCTTGAAACGGTAAAGTACCGCGATACCACAGGCACTCACACTAAAAAAACGACTTACGGTGAGAAAAGTAAGATCTGGAATAACATCGGCCACTTCCAGGGGCAGCTAACAGGCGAAATCCATTACGACCACGCCGGATGGCAGGCAGCCCTGCGTACGGTCATTCCGGTACTGCACACGGCAAGAGATTCCACCGGTATGAACATGAAGCCTGTACCGCAGGTGGAGCTGATGCTCAGATGGAAAATTAACCGGCGAAAGTAGCGGCACTCGTCCGCTCGTCGCGCAGGTAGAATGTTACTTTCACTATCATGGCTTTGGGGCCTCAGGCTACTTGTCTTCCTTGCCAGCGATGGACGCCTGTATAAGTAACGTTTTAAATTTCCGGATGAAAACAAACGAAAAAATCTTATAAAGGATTGAACAGTTATGCTTAAGTTTAAGTGAACAAGGCAGGCAGAACTTCCGCCAGCCTGTCCTGTTGGTGATAGCATGGTTTAACAGGCAGTAAACACCACCCACATGAAAAGTAAGCTGGTTTTGTTTTTTTTCATTTTAGTATTGATTATTACTCCAACTGTCATACATGCCCAGGACACGGTATGGAGAGTATTTGACACCGGAAAACTCGATTCGCTGAATTCCACTGTCTTAAAAGAAAAAAGACTGATACAGGTATTTGTCCCGCCGGCATATAAACCCGGTAGCGCAGATAAATACGACGTGCTGTATGTACTGGATGGAGGTAACTGGAACACGGGGTTGATCCTGAAAGTCCGCCGGTTCCTGGAAGACGAGCGTTATATACCGCCCATGATCATCGTGAGCATTATGGGAATAGACCGTAACAAAGACCTCACGCCTACCCGCATAGAGGGTTGGAATACTTCCGGTGGGGCGGCTAATTTCCTCGCTTTTATCAAAGATGAACTGATACCACATATCAATAAAAATTACCCATCCAATGGAGATAATACATTGTGGGGCCATTCATTGGGCGGCTTGTTCGTGGTTAATGCGCTCTTAAATGCACCGCAGGCATTTAAATCCTACATTGCTGTTGACCCCAGCCTGTGGTGGGATAACTGTTATATCCAAAAGATGGCTCCCGGTAAGCTGCCTGCGTTGGCGGGTTCAAATACTACGTTGTTCATCAGCGGCAGAGAAGGAAAGGAAGGCGCTGTCATGAAAATCGACAGCATGGACCTTGTCCTGCAACAGATGGCCCCGGCCGGTCTGATGTGGAAAAACATCGCTTATCCGGACGAAACACATAGCTCTGTGAGACTGAAAAGTATATACGATGGACTGAAGTTCTCCTACGGATGGCAGAACGGAAGCATTGACTTCCATCCGCGGAGTGGTATCATCCGGAAAAACGATACCGTACGGGTATGGTATTTCGGCGATACAGTCAATGTGCATTATACGCTAAATGGGGCAGAGCCTACGAGGGCATCGGAGATAATACAACCGGAAATATTGCTTACGGAGGCAGCTACGGTTACCGTAAAGCAGTTCACCCGCCGCGCCCGTTATGATAAGATGAAATCAGGGGTTTTTGCTGCAGGCAAAACTTTGCAGCCGGTGGCAAAACCGGCCCGTATACGGCCGGGAGGCTTCCGTTATGCCTACTATGAAGTGGATTCGTCTCAATTTCAGCAACTGAAGGGACTAACGCCGCAACAAACAGGCATCACAGACAGCGCTTTCAACCCGGAAAAACTTCCCCGCAAAAATAACTATGCCCTGCTGATTGACGGATGGCTGGAGACCAAAGAAGACGGCTACTATATTTTTGTGCTGGATGCTGATACCGGTTCCAGATTATATCTGAATGACCAGTTATTGATACGATGGGCCGGTTCTTCGGCCAACCGGACTTCCTCCTATATATTGCCGCTGAAAAAAGGGTTTTATCAATTCCGGCTGGAGTACCTGCATAAAAACGAAAACTTTGGCTTAAGACTGAGTTATATTATCCCCAGTGCTATCCAGGCCAAAGATCCAACGCCGGTCCCCGTGAATCTGCAATATAGCCGCCGGTAGGTATGTCCGTTTGCCTCGGATCATTTTCTCTCTCTAATGCTGGCATGCTGCGCGGAAAACAGACCGCAATACATGATGCTTTTCCGGGCGCAACGGCGACCGCCAGCTGAATCGGTAAAAAAAAGCCCCCGCCACGGCTGCTGCCTGTGAGCCGCGGCGGGGACCATCCAATAACTGTGTGCTTAGAAATTAGACGACAGATAGTTATTGCAGCTAGGATCGGAGCTGGCTAATGTGCCGGCATTGTAAGGAGGACGGCTGGTGTTGCAGTATTTGGCTTCTGCAGATACCGCAAGATATTCAGCCTGATTGCTCAGTACATAAGACCCTGCAGGGTAAACATTGGAGTAGCGGCAGTTCTGCCACAGGTTATAGATAGTGGCATTGTTGAAACCGCCGGATATCCACCTGTCATGCAAATAGTGGATCAGCTCGTGGAAGATGACGTTGCCGGGACCGGTGTGTACGTTGCGGTAAACACTGAAGTTTACGATATAGACGTTCCCGTTAGTGTAAAACAGGTCTCCCTGTCCCGGGGCGTTATACACGTTGATAACCGCGCCGGTCATCCTGGATTTGGTAGTGGAAGTAGTGCTGGTGGTGTACAGTTGATCGATTTCTCCGTTGACCAGTGTTTTGATGTCGTTAGGCACGGTGCCGTAATAGTTGATGTTAAAAGAGCGGTAGCTGGCAGCTGCTACCATGCCGGTGGCTTCACCTTTGGCATTTTTGTTTTTGTTGAAGAGGTCGATGATCTTTTGCCTTTCCGGTGTGATGGTAAGGTGGTCTTCAACAAGTTGCTCTACAGGTTTTTCCGGGGCTACAGCAGGTTGATCAGCTTTTTTACAACCATACTGGATGGTGATGGTTAACAGCAGGGCAATAGCTGACTTAACCAGGGTTTTGGTGTGTCTCATTGGTAAGATTTTGGGTGAAGTTTTAAACTTGCCTGAACGGGCCAGACAAGTGGGTTTCAAAAATCACACAATGCTACAAACTAAAACTGCTATCTGGCGTCAATTGCAGCCTGCTGACAGCCTGCCACTGATTAAAATGTAACGCCGAGAATGAACACGTTGGTACTCACCCGTTTGTTGTCCAGGTTCACGATCTCATCATTGATCTTAATATCGCTGGGATATTTATAGGTGTAACCACGGTATAAATAGGAGGCATATACGCCGAACTTGTTGAAATGCCGGATGATACCGGCGCCCACCCCGTAAAAATGTTTGCCGGTTTCATTGAAAGTGGTCATTTGCTCTATGCCGGACGGAGCCGTCAGATTCTGTACTTTTTTTACATTGTAATTGTTGTAGCCAAACTGCCCCGATGCATACGGGGACCAGTTCTCCAGCCGGTATTTGATTTTGAGATCGAGAAATACCGGGATCATGGTATGGCCATCGAAGGAAGTCAGTTCTACCGCAGGGCCGATGTTGACAAGGTCCCAGAGTTCCACATTACCGGCCAGACCACCACCAAAAGCGCCATCATGTATCATGCCGTAGGCATAACCATATAAAAGCTTATCATTTTGTTGCGCGATGCTGAAAGCCGGCAGTAGCATTAACAGTAGGAGCAATCGTTTTTTCATGGTGACCAGGTGTTTAAAGATGATCAGGGATCACTTACTTAACAGACGGCTGGCAGATATTGTTGCCCCGTAGAAAAGGGAACCGTAGCGTTGTCTGCTGTAGTGCTGCCAAGATAATACAACAGACCGCAGGTGCACCGGTACCGTGTTATTTGTTATTTGTACAGGCGCTCCGGTATCTGTGCCAGCGCGGATGGGTGTACTTTGTCGCCCAGTCCGTAAAAATGCTGGAAACTCATGATGAGCGGGCGCCATTTGTCGGGGTCTACCCGGTCCGGGCTTCCATCCAGCAGGATAGCTGTGTCGAGGTATACCTGGCGGATTTTCAGTTCAAAAGTGATAATACGCCCGTATTGTGCCGGATCGTCCTGACCGAGGCTATGTACGGCCGTAACCGTGGCTTCCAGCTGCACAGGGCATTCTGCTGCCCGAGGGGCGGTTACGGTTCCCGGAGCGACGGGGGTAAATCCGGCAAGGGTAAATTTCTCTTTTACATGCCGGTAGCCCCGCTGCTGTTTTTTCTCCGGTACGGGATCAGCGCCGGTTGTCAGCGCGAGGCGGTCTACTGCCGCAGCTTCGGCCACAGAAGGAAGATTGAGTACGCATTCGCGGGTGCGTAACAGGTTTTGGGCGGTCTGCGAGGTGCTCCCCAGCCCGATCATGCAGCGCCAGCCCAGCCAGAAGGCGGATGACATGGGCGCAAGATTGTAACTGCCGTCTTCATTAACAGTGCTGATCAATACCACAGGTGTGCCGAAATACAGGATGGCGGTTTGACTGTCTACATGCATAGCTGATTCATTTATCCGTCAAAGTTGGCGCTTTGCAACTGCTGCGGAAACCCGTTTCTTGCCTTTCACACAAACGCATGAAAAAGGCCGCACCCATACGGATGCGGCCCCGATTATCGATTAAACAGCG encodes:
- a CDS encoding flavin reductase family protein → MHVDSQTAILYFGTPVVLISTVNEDGSYNLAPMSSAFWLGWRCMIGLGSTSQTAQNLLRTRECVLNLPSVAEAAAVDRLALTTGADPVPEKKQQRGYRHVKEKFTLAGFTPVAPGTVTAPRAAECPVQLEATVTAVHSLGQDDPAQYGRIITFELKIRQVYLDTAILLDGSPDRVDPDKWRPLIMSFQHFYGLGDKVHPSALAQIPERLYK
- a CDS encoding alpha/beta hydrolase-fold protein, which gives rise to MKSKLVLFFFILVLIITPTVIHAQDTVWRVFDTGKLDSLNSTVLKEKRLIQVFVPPAYKPGSADKYDVLYVLDGGNWNTGLILKVRRFLEDERYIPPMIIVSIMGIDRNKDLTPTRIEGWNTSGGAANFLAFIKDELIPHINKNYPSNGDNTLWGHSLGGLFVVNALLNAPQAFKSYIAVDPSLWWDNCYIQKMAPGKLPALAGSNTTLFISGREGKEGAVMKIDSMDLVLQQMAPAGLMWKNIAYPDETHSSVRLKSIYDGLKFSYGWQNGSIDFHPRSGIIRKNDTVRVWYFGDTVNVHYTLNGAEPTRASEIIQPEILLTEAATVTVKQFTRRARYDKMKSGVFAAGKTLQPVAKPARIRPGGFRYAYYEVDSSQFQQLKGLTPQQTGITDSAFNPEKLPRKNNYALLIDGWLETKEDGYYIFVLDADTGSRLYLNDQLLIRWAGSSANRTSSYILPLKKGFYQFRLEYLHKNENFGLRLSYIIPSAIQAKDPTPVPVNLQYSRR